In the genome of Sporocytophaga myxococcoides DSM 11118, the window GTTATCCTTTTTAAAATTTCAAATACCACATCAATAAATACCAAATTAAAGCTCCAGCAAAAAGTGCAGTAGATGCTGCATTGTATATTCTAAATTTATACGCTTTTGTCTTCTTAACTAACATTACTGTTCCTATTGGAACCCATAGTATCAGAATAATAATGTAGTTAAGAATTAACGGAAACAACAACAAGGTGGTAAAGTATAATGCACTTAACACAATGTTTCCAGCAAATATTCCCCATGCGGCTCCTCCTCCTATCATAAATGGCAGCAGCAATCCAAATGCTTTAAATCCTTTTTTAAAATATCGACTGAACTTATATTCAAAATTTGCTTGCTCCTTCTTCGACTTTTTAGGTTTCATTTCTCCTCTGGTTCTTTTCAACCAAATCATGCCACCTGAAATAGTTAGGATAGAAATAAGAATTCCTCCAATTGAATAAATTATATTCAGCACCAATCCAGAAAAATCTCCAAAATGAAAAGAGACACTACTATTCAATGCTCTCATTAGATGTGTCTCATTCTTTCCACCTACTGAAAGTACTTTACCTGTTTCTGGGTGAAGAAACACTCTATGATAAGCGCCAAGAGCTCCGTTCTTTCCATCATTGTGTTGAAAGTGGAACATAGTTCTTCCTGAAAGAAAGGAAATATTTTTGATGGGTTCATATTTATCCGGATTGGCTTTTTTCGCTTCAACCTCAAGCATATTTAGGTCAAAGCTTTTAGGTAAATTTGTCTGATAAAATGAAGAACCACGCGGCCCTCCTATCACTCCTGAAAGCGTAATTAATAATGCTGTAGTTGCCATCAGTGCATTAAAAAACAGAGATAACATACCAATGGAATTATGCCAGTTCTTTAGATTCTTAAATTTTAATGAAAGGATCTGAAGCAGTTTCTTACGATAAATGTATGCTCCTGAAACCACTGCAACACAAAGGCCGATACTGAATATAAACGTAACTATTAATCCTGGATATCTTGGTAATAAAAGGTAGTAATGCAGGTCTTCAGCAAAATTAATGGGGTCATGTTTCATAACCTGCCATTTCATAGTTTGAGGATCCAGATAAACTTTTCTTTTATTATCAGCATTGTTTCTATTAATAAGATGAGCTCTGTAAACCTGCTTTTTTTCTTGTGGAAG includes:
- a CDS encoding PepSY-associated TM helix domain-containing protein translates to MPIRNIDVFKVHSWAGIIAGIGLLIISLSGSILCFKHVLEEVLHPELYNAKYLSAPLASDMYAELNKQYPEWCVTTLYLPQEKKQVYRAHLINRNNADNKRKVYLDPQTMKWQVMKHDPINFAEDLHYYLLLPRYPGLIVTFIFSIGLCVAVVSGAYIYRKKLLQILSLKFKNLKNWHNSIGMLSLFFNALMATTALLITLSGVIGGPRGSSFYQTNLPKSFDLNMLEVEAKKANPDKYEPIKNISFLSGRTMFHFQHNDGKNGALGAYHRVFLHPETGKVLSVGGKNETHLMRALNSSVSFHFGDFSGLVLNIIYSIGGILISILTISGGMIWLKRTRGEMKPKKSKKEQANFEYKFSRYFKKGFKAFGLLLPFMIGGGAAWGIFAGNIVLSALYFTTLLLFPLILNYIIILILWVPIGTVMLVKKTKAYKFRIYNAASTALFAGALIWYLLMWYLKF